In Solanum stenotomum isolate F172 chromosome 6, ASM1918654v1, whole genome shotgun sequence, one DNA window encodes the following:
- the LOC125867708 gene encoding probable carboxylesterase 11 — MPSLIVKVYSLLFKYNLNRRLQTLIQSPISHPFNGVASRADESIITSNPSFSTDGVATKDLHIDSLTSLSLRIYLPQSALISLRNSESGEGVYGGYVPEKNGKNCKKLPVILQFHGGAWVTGGIDTVSNDVFCRKLAKSCDAIVIAVGYRLAPESRFPAAFEDGVAAIKWLGKQANLAECSRSSLDKRIVNGEKHRGRQIVDGFGASMVEPWLAAHLDPSRCVLVGVSCGANIANYVARYAVEAGKLLDPIKVVAQILMYPFFIGNIPTHSEMKLANSYLYDKATCILAWKLFLPETDFNLDHLAANPLKPGNEKPLDLKHMPPTLTVVAQYDWMRDRAIAYSEELRRVNVDAPLLDYKDAVHDFATLNVLQKTPKAQACLEDISIWVKKYISLRGNEFSY, encoded by the exons ATGCCGAGCTTAATTGTCAAAGTTTACAGCTTACTCTTCAAGTATAACCTTAATCGCCGATTACAAACACTAATCCAATCCCCAATTTCACACCCTTTTAACGGTGTCGCCTCACGTGCCGATGAATCGATTATCACTTCTAACCCTAGTTTCTCTACCGACGGTGTTGCAACTAAGGACCTGCATATTGATTCTTTAACTTCTCTATCTCTCAGGATTTACCTCCCTCAATCTGCACTTATTTCGTTGAGAAATTCGGAATCCGGTGAAGGGGTTTATGGGGGTTATGTACCGgaaaaaaatgggaaaaattgTAAGAAATTGCCGGTGATTTTGCAGTTTCATGGTGGTGCTTGGGTAACTGGGGGTATTGATACGGTTTCTAATGATGTTTTTTGTAGGAAATTGGCGAAATCTTGTGATGCTATTGTGATTGCTGTTGGGTATAGGTTGGCCCCGGAGAGTAGATTTCCGGCTGCGTTTGAAGATGGGGTTGCGGCAATTAAGTGGTTAGGGAAGCAAGCTAACTTGGCGGAATGTAGTAGGTCGAGTTTGGATAAGAGGATTGTTAATGGAGAGAAGCATAGGGGAAGGCAAATTGTGGATGGATTTGGGGCTTCTATGGTTGAGCCTTGGTTAGCAGCTCATCTAGATCCTTCAAG GTGTGTTCTCGTTGGAGTAAGCTGCGGAGCCAACATTGCTAATTATGTTGCACGATATGCTGTTGAGGCAGGGAAACTTTTGGATCCTATAAAAGTTGTGGCTCAAATTCTTATGTACCCTTTCTTCATTGGAAATATTCCTACGCATTCAGAGATGAAACTGGCAAACTCTTACCTCTACGACAAGGCTACATGCATTCTTGCTTGGAAACTTTTCCTCCCGGAAACGGATTTCAATCTGGACCATCTAGCTGCTAATCCCCTTAAACCCGGAAACGAGAAACCCTTGGACTTGAAGCATATGCCACCCACGCTTACAGTGGTTGCTCAGTATGATTGGATGCGAGACAGGGCTATTGCTTATTCAGAAGAACTTCGAAGAGTGAATGTTGATGCCCCTCTTCTTGATTACAAGGATGCTGTGCATGACTTTGCTACCCTTAACGTGCTTCAGAAAACGCCTAAAGCTCAGGCTTGCTTAGAGGACATCTCGATTTGGGTCAAAAAGTATATATCCCTCAGAGGCAATGAATTTTCATATTGA